A single genomic interval of Spinacia oleracea cultivar Varoflay chromosome 6, BTI_SOV_V1, whole genome shotgun sequence harbors:
- the LOC130463057 gene encoding uncharacterized protein, with product MELLIVRIGGSVVDCDDDDVGLGICVNGGWQQGLVFRWEKVDKQVEVINKDEFDASAPRGMKRKFVAAKTRLQPLRGVKSIIEDAVQDAVEVEPEEIDDDILISQFKKKPSKALGRRTPTQSTFREQTSERSTEEEEEEEEEEEEDVDVSNQYRKERRKQPQRGVKLKNDEEEEESKKRKPGRISGESPIKL from the exons ATGGAG TTGTTGATTGTGCGAATTGGTGGTAGTGTGGTGGATtgcgatgatgatgatgttgggCTGGGGATTTGTGTTAACGGAGGGTGGCAACAAGGGTTGGTGTTTCGGTG GGAGAAGGTTGATAAACAAGTTGAAGTCATTAACAAAGACGAGTTTGATGCCTCTGCTCCAAgaggaatgaaaaggaaatttgtGGCGGCAAAGACAAGATTGCAACCACTTCGAGGAGTGAAATCGATTATAGAAGATGCAGTACAAGATGCAGTAGAAGTGGAACCGGAAGAAATAGATGATGATATactaataagtcaatttaag AAGAAGCCAAGCAAGGCCTTGGGAAGAAGGACACCAACCCAAAGTACCTTTAGAGAGCAAACATCTGAGAGATCtacagaagaagaagaagaagaagaagaagaagaagaagaagatgttGACGTTTCCAATCAATATCGAAAGGAGAGAAGAAAGCAGCCACAAAGAGGGGTGAAGCTTAAAaatgatgaggaggaagaggagagCAAGAAAAGAAAACCGGGAAGAATTTCGGGAGAATCTCCCATAAAACTATGA